In Macadamia integrifolia cultivar HAES 741 chromosome 12, SCU_Mint_v3, whole genome shotgun sequence, the following are encoded in one genomic region:
- the LOC122057351 gene encoding aquaporin TIP1-3-like, which yields MPINRIAVGSPSEASQPDALRAALAEFISVLIFVFAGEGSGMAFNKLTSDGSTTPAGLVAAALAHAFALFVAVSVGANISGGHVNPAVTFGAFVGGHITLLRGILYWVAQLLGSTVACLLLKFATGGLTTSAFSLSTDVTVWNALVFEIVMTFGLVYTVYATAVDPKKGNLGTIAPIAIGFIVGANILAGGAFDGASMNPAVSFGPAVVSWTWTSHWVYWAGPLIGATIAALVYDHIFIGSNTHEQLPTTDY from the exons ATGCCGATCAACAGAATTGCAGTTGGGTCACCCAGTGAGGCTTCTCAGCCGGATGCTCTCAGAGCAGCTCTTGCAGAGTTCATCTCTGTGCTTATCTTCGTCTTCGCCGGAGAAGGATCCGGCATGGCTTTCA ATAAGCTTACTAGTGATGGATCAACAACGCCGGCCGGCCTTGTTGCGGCTGCTTTGGCTCATGCCTTTGCACTGTTTGTGGCAGTGTCTGTGGGAGCTAACATTTCAGGTGGACATGTTAACCCGGCTGTGACCTTTGGAGCTTTTGTTGGTGGACATATTACACTGTTGAGGGGGATTTTGTATTGGGTTGCACAGTTGCTTGGATCAACCGTCGCTTGCTTGCTTCTTAAGTTCGCCACCGGTGGATTG ACGACCTCAGCATTCTCTCTATCAACTGATGTGACAGTATGGAATGCTCTTGTGTTCGAGATAGTGATGACATTTGGGCTGGTCTACACAGTATATGCAACTGCCGTTGATCCTAAGAAGGGCAACCTGGGTACCATTGCTCCCATTGCTATTGGTTTCATTGTGGGTGCCAATATCTTAGCTGGTGGAGCCTTTGATGGTGCATCAATGAACCCAGCCGTCTCCTTTGGACCTGCTGTGGTTAGCTGGACATGGACCAGTCACTGGGTCTACTGGGCTGGCCCACTAATTGGTGCTACAATTGCTGCCCTTGTCTATGACCACATCTTCATTGGTAGCAACACTCATGAGCAACTCCCCACCACAGATTATTAG